In Neoarius graeffei isolate fNeoGra1 chromosome 15, fNeoGra1.pri, whole genome shotgun sequence, a single genomic region encodes these proteins:
- the zgc:172076 gene encoding zgc:172076, with translation MWKRKKEWLIKPPKDHPLETKYRPVLESMIPPDPMSKFKLKRGCPKEEFPSLSGNYTCMARVLDLHMYTRQFNRATESGVIFDDIIRPGLEDPGTISGPVTVGCLAGDAQSYILFCDFFDRIIEAYHSYKVLDHITQKSDFNYDNLKGGDDFDLAYAVSCEVSASRCIEDFSFPTHCSRGERRLLLALAKKALDQFSEELPGKLYSMDELNQETENKGLILDTPPTILMKIGVARDWPDARALWMSENGSLAVWVNMEDHLKLVSSRSDANIHEAFASVCINLIKMEAIYNKLRHPFIWKPHLGWVVSSPAEVGTGLKASVTIRLIHLPEHKHLDNILDRLRLRMEADSSHGWYKISNQQTIGLTEVEFTQLVVDGVKLLIRIEKRLEDNAGIDDLVPAQK, from the exons CTCCCAAGGATCACCCTTTGGAGACAAAGTACAGGCCTGTGCTTGAG AGCATGATCCCACCAGACCCCATGAGCAAGTTTAAACTGAAGAGGGGTTGTCCCAAAGAAGAGTTCCCAAGTCTGTCTGGAAACTACACCTGCATGGCCCGTGTGCTTGATCTACACATGTACACACGCCAGTTTAACCGGGCCACTGAGAGCGGAGTCATCTTTGATGACATCATTCGTCCAGGCCTGGAGGACCCAG GAACAATTTCAGGGCCCGTGACTGTAGGCTGTTTAGCTGGCGATGCCCAGTCCTACATTCTCTTCTGTGACTTTTTTGACCGCATCATTGAAGCCTACCACAGCTACAAGGTGCTCGATCACATTACGCAAAAGAGTGACTTCAATTATGACAACCTCAAG ggaggTGATGACTTTGACCTAGCCTATGCTGTGAGCTGTGAGGTGAGTGCTTCTCGCTGCATTGAAGATTTCTCCTTCCCCACACACTGCAGCCGAGGGGAGCGGAGACTGCTCCTGGCATTGGCTAAAAAGG CTCTGGACCAATTTAGCGAAGAACTCCCAGGCAAGCTGTACTCAATGGACGAGCTCAACCAAGAGACAGAAAATAAAGGGCTCATTCTGGATACTCCGCCCACCATATTAATGAAGATAGGCGTGGCCCGTGATTGGCCTGATGCACGGGCATTGTG GATGAGTGAGAACGGGAGCCTAGCAGTTTGGGTGAACATGGAGGACCATCTGAAACTGGTGTCTTCCAGAAGTGACGCCAACATCCACGAGGCATTTGCATCTGTATGCATCAATCTAATAAAG ATGGAGGCAATATATAATAAACTAAGGCACCCATTTATCTGGAAGCCTCACTTGGGCTGGGTGGTGAGCTCACCAGCAGAGGTGGGCACCGGTCTGAAGGCCAGCGTCACCATCAGACTGATACACCTGCCTGAGCACAAACACCTGGACAACATCCTGGACAGACTGAGACTTCGCATGGAGGCGGACA GCTCACATGGATGGTACAAAATAAGCAACCAACAAACTATTGGACTCACAGAAGTGGAGTTTACGCAGCTCGTGGTGGACGGGGTTAAACTTCTCATCAGGATTGAGAAGAGACTGGAGGACAACGCAGGCATTGATGACCTGGTGCCTGCACAGAAGTAG